The nucleotide window TGCTGAAGCTGATCCAGCGATACTACGGCGGTGTTATTAATCAGTTACCTGACGATGGAGAGCTGGCTGGTGCTGGGCGCGCGGCCGTCGCGGATGTTATAGCCGCGATGGAGCGCTTTGCGTTCAGCGAGGCGCTGGCAGCCATCTGGAATCTGATCTCGGCGACAAACAAATACCTGGTCGCCAACGAACCGTGGAAGCACGATCCGGCGGACGCTCGAACGAAAGCGGTCCTGGCCACTGCAGCCGAGACCCTCCGCGCCATCGCGACGCTCCTGTTGCCGTTTCTTCCCCAGTCCGCGGAGCGCATGCTCCGGGGCCTGGGCGTCCCGGAGTCGACAACTCCTATTCGTCTCGAGGATGCGTACCCTTCACCATCGCGGATCGAGTCACATGAGTGGCGAGTTCACGAGGTGCCGTCCCTCTTCCCCCGTATCCAGGCGACCGCTGCAAAGCCGCCGCTCCGAAGCTCCCCCTCCCCCTCGCCCTCTCCACCAAATGGGGGCGAGGGGCTAATAATAAAGGCCTCCACCCCGCACCCGGAGGGTACCCGCGCGGCGAGGGGCACAGAAACAACCTCCTCTCCCCAGCGTGGGGGAGAGGATAGAGGTGAGGGAGGAGGCGAGAACGCCGAGCCGATTACAATCGAGGAGTTTCGGCGCGTCGACCTTCGCGTCGCGGAGGTGATCGCGGCGGAGGCGATCAAGGGCTCCAGGAAGCTGGTCAAGCTGCGGGTCCGGCTCAACGATGAAGAGCGCACCGTCGTCGCCGGCCTGAAGGAGCACTATCCGCCTGAAACCTGGGCCGGGAAGCGGATCATCCTGGTGGCCAACCTGAAGCCGACCAGCCTGATGGGGGTGACGTCGCAGGGGATGGTACTCGCCGCCGAAGACGACACCGGCCGGATCGTCCTGCTCACGTCGGAAACGCCGGTTCCCTCCGGCGCCAAGATCCGCTAGCGTGCATCCGATGAAGTCGCTCCACCATTGCGAATGCACTGTGGCGAGCCAAGAAACGAGAATAGCAAGGCGCGGCTCACGGAAACGACCGAGGCGTACGTTATCGGGTACGTCGCAGGGAGCGACCGGGAGTCGGCAACGCCGCTAGGCGAAGTTTATCGGGTCGCCATGTTGATTGATACGCACGCCCACATCCAGATGCGCGAGTTCGATGCCGACCGGGCTGAGGCGCTGGCGCGGGCCACGGCCGCCGGGGTCGGACTGATGCTTGCCGTCGGCTACCATCTTGAGGCCAGCCGGATGGCGGTGGAGGCCGCGCAACGCTTTCCGCAGGTGTACGCCGCCGTCGGCATCCATCCCCATGACGCCGGAACCTACGATGACGCCGCCGAAGAGACCCTTCGCGACCTCGCCAAGCAGCCCAAGGTGGTCGCCATCGGCGAGGCGGGCCTCGACTTCTTTCGCGACCGCGCCCCGCGCGCAGTCCAGGCCGATGCCTTTCGTCGCCAGATCCGGCTGGCCAGAGAACTGGATCTGCCGCTTATCGTCCACGACCGCGACGCCCACGAGGACACGATGGAGCTTTTGCAGGAGAAAGCGGCGCCGCGAGTGCTGCTGCACTGCTTCTCTGGCGATCTGACCATGGCGGAAGAGGCATGGCGACGAGGCTACTATACCTCAATCGCCGGGCCGGTGACCTATCCCAAGAACGAGACGCTGCGCGAGATCGTACGGAAGGCCAAGACGGATCGTCTGCTCCTGGAGACCGATTGCCCCTTTCTGCCGCCCCAAGCGTTCCGGGGCCAGCGGAACGAGCCGGCGTATCTCCTGCACACGGCTCAAGAGGTCGCCCGCGTCTTAGGCATTCGCCTCGACGAACTCGGTCACCTCACGACCGACAACGCCCGCCGTCTGTTCCGACTCCCAGCTTCGGAATAATTCCGCCTACATAGGACGGCGCCATCGAAGACTTGACCCGCATTTTCAGGATAATGGCCATCGGGCTTACTCCTTTTCTTCTCTCTTCTCGTGTGTATCAGAAAAGGGGAGAGAAAACAAGCGAGGGAGGGAATAGGGGGTCAGGAGTTCGAGGCCGACGGGGCCGCTGCGCCGGGCATGCTAGAGGACGGGCCGGATGTTCCAGATCTCTCTGGCATATTCAGCGATAGCGCGGTCGCTCGAGAATTTTCCGGTACGGGCGACGTTGAAGATCGCCTTACAGGCCCAGCCCGCGGGATCGTTGAACGCCTGAGCGACCCGGTTCTGGGTATCAATATACGATTCCAGATCGGCCAGATGGAAGTACGGGTCGCCGTGGTCCAGCACCGACTCACCAATCCAGCGGAACAGACCGGGCTGGTTGGGGCAGAACAGGTTGGACGCGAACGCCTCCATGACCCGTCGTATGTGGGGGTTGCGGTGATAATAGTCTCGAGGATGATACGAACCTCGCTCCCGCATCTGCCTGACCGCCTCAGCCTGTAATCCGAAGAGAAAGACGTTCTCCTCACCCACCTCTTCC belongs to Candidatus Methylomirabilis lanthanidiphila and includes:
- a CDS encoding deoxyribonuclease (ycfH), which produces MHCGEPRNENSKARLTETTEAYVIGYVAGSDRESATPLGEVYRVAMLIDTHAHIQMREFDADRAEALARATAAGVGLMLAVGYHLEASRMAVEAAQRFPQVYAAVGIHPHDAGTYDDAAEETLRDLAKQPKVVAIGEAGLDFFRDRAPRAVQADAFRRQIRLARELDLPLIVHDRDAHEDTMELLQEKAAPRVLLHCFSGDLTMAEEAWRRGYYTSIAGPVTYPKNETLREIVRKAKTDRLLLETDCPFLPPQAFRGQRNEPAYLLHTAQEVARVLGIRLDELGHLTTDNARRLFRLPASE